From Weissella diestrammenae, a single genomic window includes:
- a CDS encoding CtsR family transcriptional regulator, translating into MADKNMSDIIEAYLLQLMAEEKYAEIQRSELARRFAVVPSQINYVINSRFSTKRGYIVQSKRGGGGYIRIEKVAIRQEHGWLDQLIAEVGQRITPSGANEVVHLLCAEHLVTAHEVELIMAMLNREALDVGNVETSDVLRAQLLKNLLNRLRFDIAKEF; encoded by the coding sequence ATGGCGGATAAAAACATGTCAGATATCATCGAAGCTTATCTTTTGCAATTGATGGCTGAGGAAAAGTATGCTGAAATTCAACGTTCTGAACTTGCCCGCCGCTTTGCTGTTGTACCGTCGCAAATTAATTATGTTATTAATAGTCGTTTTTCGACGAAACGCGGATACATTGTTCAATCGAAACGTGGCGGTGGTGGTTACATTCGGATTGAGAAAGTTGCGATTCGACAAGAGCACGGGTGGTTAGATCAATTAATTGCTGAGGTAGGTCAACGGATTACACCGAGTGGCGCAAATGAAGTTGTTCATCTTTTATGTGCCGAACATCTCGTGACAGCGCATGAAGTCGAGTTAATTATGGCGATGCTCAATCGGGAAGCGCTAGATGTTGGAAATGTCGAGACTTCAGATGTGTTACGAGCACAGTTGCTCAAAAATTTATTGAATCGGTTGCGTTTTGATATTGCAAAGGAGTTTTAA
- a CDS encoding aldo/keto reductase, producing the protein MTGQKGGGEMRTITLNNGVEMPMIGFGTDISGDLTALEPTLTLTIQAGYRLFDTAASYGNQRQLGQFFSTAGIPRDELFITSKVAQTEQGYQQTLAAFEATTQALQTDYLDLYLVHWPKYGPFFETWRALETLYRAGKVQAIGVSNFESHHLDRLLTQATIMPAIDQVETHPYFNQHVLHEYLTTLGIYHQAWSPLGRGQVLHDPVIAKIAERYQVSVAQIILAWHLQKNVAIIPSTTHAERIQENLNLDFQLTVKDMAKIDALQRGERIMGAPDENYMEDKW; encoded by the coding sequence ATGACTGGTCAAAAAGGTGGTGGCGAGATGCGGACAATAACATTGAATAACGGCGTTGAAATGCCGATGATTGGATTTGGTACTGACATTAGTGGTGATTTGACAGCACTTGAACCGACGTTAACGTTAACTATTCAGGCAGGGTATCGATTATTTGACACTGCAGCAAGTTACGGGAATCAAAGACAATTAGGACAATTTTTTTCAACCGCTGGGATTCCACGTGACGAGTTGTTTATCACATCGAAGGTGGCACAAACGGAGCAGGGCTATCAACAGACGTTGGCTGCATTTGAGGCAACGACGCAGGCTTTGCAGACCGATTATTTAGATTTATATCTCGTGCATTGGCCAAAATATGGCCCATTTTTTGAGACCTGGCGCGCACTAGAAACGTTATACCGAGCAGGTAAAGTACAGGCAATTGGTGTTTCAAACTTTGAAAGTCATCATCTGGATCGGTTGTTAACGCAGGCGACGATTATGCCGGCTATCGATCAAGTTGAAACGCATCCATATTTTAATCAACACGTTTTACATGAATATTTAACAACCTTGGGGATTTATCATCAAGCATGGTCACCTTTAGGTCGTGGTCAAGTACTGCATGATCCAGTTATTGCAAAAATCGCGGAACGTTATCAGGTATCAGTGGCACAAATTATTTTGGCATGGCATTTACAAAAAAATGTGGCGATTATTCCAAGCACAACGCATGCAGAGCGCATACAAGAGAATTTAAACCTTGACTTTCAATTGACAGTCAAAGATATGGCAAAGATTGATGCTTTGCAGCGTGGCGAACGAATTATGGGTGCCCCAGACGAAAATTATATGGAAGATAAGTGGTAA
- a CDS encoding prealbumin-like fold domain-containing protein produces the protein MKNLKNLAMIVTLVIPFLVATVQPIFATTKTDRPTQTEVVVHSIADFSEREKLNKAMYWGNGTEQGFTDAVKEYEKNTGLKTDWRPQTNNFFRALRLPDNAVVTKTDKDDKDLKPKISDAYIGWLEVNESESGEREHVKWSDVLKPVKVERNYGGTPTVGSNFDDKSNKINQWTIGYVHDNGDTELKLLIGLNRIIREATVDYWENKGLTQAEVIKISDPTDAEGNTKFKLANGQWIIEQALTENMDKSLISTFSVPMFISLPMMNPTAKNNADSNYWYDATGNNSLHLYAKQYDPTTIKVAKTNAEDGKPIKDVRFLMMRKDLFVNYFKGDVNAALEALDSAIKKIIADLKDHPDQTDQILDRYLKQYVGAAGNPLYAARKTDKNGIATFSSSGDEAIYNLDTCSNYYIAEIYAPEPYLIDSAATGDSVANYPNIHEIEIEKYYESDGNTILVGEGTTDFGDYDRPTVDKAVKVNGKTFGLNEKNTGDQSEGVARGQIFQWIINASINQNIGSYTKYELLDTIPYNSNWTDATLSLTYTDKNGKQQSISLFEMMQNLYPRNAEGVAAIEHASGEGIAYTNNQAGSTVNNLQIGYNQQTAPTVKAVNAELSGAEGIELAGRTSIYTFDSNNRTVDKKQPVEDGYAQLTLNAELRTWLSNKMTALLEEGAKNGSWHLNWTLDAFANTAAQSSDLVNTIDLSYQTTFDSGSDRDKTHTFTAGWEIVKTDGNPVLKQDVITNGLAGAGFNLGYQVTKDNLSTIVKALYSAAAYPTYSHTASDNDIAQLKVDVQAGKVRWVYFMHLDVETQMPMNMMHSGSHSVMGDVIWTLDEKNATTHTSGTDGYLQYCGLASGEYQLKEVITPEGYQTLKAPYNFTLTRQEKGIINGQAGDGDIFVANYKEGAQALLPKTAGVWMLGIILVAIVAFLLANAAKLKEKMQ, from the coding sequence ATGAAAAATTTAAAAAACCTGGCAATGATTGTCACACTCGTCATACCATTTTTGGTAGCAACGGTACAACCAATCTTTGCCACAACAAAAACAGATCGACCGACTCAAACAGAAGTCGTTGTACATTCGATTGCCGACTTTTCTGAACGGGAAAAGTTAAATAAAGCGATGTACTGGGGAAATGGAACGGAACAAGGTTTCACGGATGCAGTCAAAGAATATGAAAAAAATACAGGCTTAAAGACCGATTGGCGACCGCAAACGAATAATTTCTTCCGTGCGTTACGTCTGCCAGATAATGCAGTTGTGACAAAAACTGATAAAGACGATAAAGACTTAAAGCCAAAAATTTCGGATGCTTATATCGGATGGCTTGAGGTTAATGAATCAGAATCTGGGGAACGTGAGCACGTTAAGTGGTCTGATGTCCTAAAACCAGTGAAGGTTGAACGTAATTATGGTGGTACGCCAACAGTTGGAAGCAATTTTGACGACAAATCAAATAAGATTAATCAATGGACAATTGGTTATGTACATGACAATGGTGATACCGAACTTAAATTATTGATTGGTTTGAATCGCATTATTCGTGAAGCAACCGTTGATTATTGGGAAAATAAAGGCTTAACACAAGCTGAAGTGATTAAAATTTCTGATCCGACTGACGCTGAAGGAAATACAAAGTTCAAGTTAGCAAATGGGCAATGGATTATTGAACAAGCGTTAACTGAGAACATGGACAAGTCATTGATTTCAACGTTCTCAGTGCCAATGTTCATTAGTTTGCCAATGATGAATCCGACAGCGAAAAACAATGCTGATTCAAATTATTGGTATGATGCAACGGGGAACAATTCCTTGCATCTTTATGCCAAACAGTATGACCCAACAACCATCAAAGTTGCAAAGACAAATGCTGAAGATGGTAAGCCGATCAAAGACGTTCGGTTTTTGATGATGCGAAAAGATTTGTTTGTCAATTATTTTAAGGGGGACGTCAATGCAGCTTTAGAAGCCTTAGATAGTGCTATTAAAAAAATCATTGCTGACTTAAAGGACCATCCAGATCAAACGGATCAAATTCTTGACCGCTATTTGAAGCAATACGTTGGGGCAGCGGGCAACCCATTATATGCCGCACGTAAGACGGATAAGAATGGCATTGCAACCTTTAGTTCAAGTGGTGATGAAGCCATTTACAACTTGGATACTTGTTCAAACTATTATATTGCTGAAATCTATGCCCCTGAACCATACTTGATTGATTCAGCGGCAACTGGTGACTCAGTCGCCAATTATCCTAATATTCATGAAATCGAAATTGAAAAATATTATGAATCAGATGGAAATACAATTCTGGTCGGAGAAGGAACAACTGATTTCGGTGATTACGATCGACCAACGGTTGATAAGGCCGTTAAAGTCAATGGAAAAACTTTTGGCTTGAATGAAAAAAATACTGGTGACCAAAGTGAAGGCGTTGCTCGTGGGCAAATCTTCCAATGGATTATTAACGCAAGCATTAATCAAAATATTGGTTCATATACGAAATATGAATTGTTAGACACGATTCCTTATAATTCAAATTGGACTGATGCGACTTTGTCGTTGACGTATACGGACAAAAACGGCAAGCAACAATCAATCTCATTGTTTGAAATGATGCAAAACCTTTATCCGCGAAATGCAGAAGGTGTGGCAGCTATCGAACATGCTTCGGGTGAGGGAATTGCTTATACCAACAATCAAGCTGGTTCAACGGTCAATAATTTACAAATTGGTTATAATCAACAGACTGCACCAACGGTGAAGGCTGTGAATGCTGAATTGAGTGGTGCTGAAGGCATTGAATTAGCTGGGCGGACATCAATCTACACATTCGATAGTAATAATCGAACAGTTGATAAAAAGCAACCAGTTGAGGACGGTTACGCACAATTAACGTTAAATGCTGAGCTTCGGACATGGTTATCAAATAAGATGACTGCTTTGCTCGAAGAAGGCGCCAAAAACGGTTCTTGGCACTTAAATTGGACACTTGATGCATTTGCCAATACAGCCGCACAATCAAGTGATTTAGTGAATACGATTGATTTAAGTTATCAAACAACTTTTGATAGCGGAAGTGACCGTGATAAGACGCATACTTTCACTGCTGGTTGGGAAATTGTTAAAACTGATGGTAATCCTGTATTGAAGCAAGATGTCATTACTAATGGTTTGGCCGGTGCTGGGTTCAATCTTGGTTATCAAGTAACAAAGGATAATTTGTCAACAATCGTTAAGGCGTTATATTCTGCGGCGGCTTATCCAACTTATAGTCATACCGCTTCAGACAACGATATTGCGCAACTAAAAGTCGATGTTCAAGCTGGTAAAGTACGCTGGGTTTACTTCATGCATTTGGATGTTGAAACGCAAATGCCAATGAATATGATGCATTCGGGCTCACATTCGGTCATGGGTGACGTTATTTGGACTTTGGATGAAAAGAATGCGACAACGCATACATCAGGTACTGATGGCTATCTTCAATACTGTGGTTTGGCTAGTGGTGAATATCAGTTGAAGGAGGTTATTACACCAGAAGGCTATCAAACATTGAAAGCACCATATAATTTCACTTTGACGCGTCAAGAAAAGGGAATTATCAATGGTCAGGCTGGTGATGGTGATATCTTCGTCGCCAATTATAAAGAAGGGGCGCAGGCACTTTTGCCAAAGACAGCCGGCGTTTGGATGTTAGGTATCATCTTAGTTGCAATTGTTGCCTTCTTACTTGCTAATGCAGCAAAGTTAAAAGAAAAAATGCAATGA
- a CDS encoding MarR family winged helix-turn-helix transcriptional regulator — protein MQFDLENLSLDSHLCFNLYVTSRAVQRLYNPQLKALGLTYPQYLVLVSLSEQPVMTVNEIGHLLDLESGTLTPLLKRMESIGFISRSRRHDDERVVQIELLPAGRAKRQEALMLPKMLVEKSGLNEEEWHDLFNLTAKLFHNLSQE, from the coding sequence ATGCAATTTGATTTAGAAAATCTCTCTTTAGACAGTCACTTATGCTTTAATCTTTATGTCACATCACGGGCAGTTCAACGGCTCTATAATCCACAGCTTAAGGCTTTGGGATTAACGTATCCTCAATATCTTGTTTTAGTGAGTTTATCGGAGCAACCAGTAATGACGGTGAATGAGATTGGTCACTTGCTTGACCTTGAATCAGGAACGTTGACACCTTTGTTGAAACGGATGGAAAGCATCGGCTTTATTTCGCGGTCGCGTCGTCATGATGACGAGCGGGTGGTACAAATTGAACTTTTGCCAGCCGGTCGAGCTAAACGTCAAGAAGCATTGATGTTGCCAAAGATGTTAGTCGAAAAAAGTGGCTTAAACGAAGAAGAGTGGCATGATTTATTTAACTTGACCGCTAAGTTGTTTCATAATTTGTCACAAGAATAA
- a CDS encoding dihydrolipoyl dehydrogenase family protein yields MEKYDVLFIGAGQAAWNGAIPMAQKGLRVLVIEKDKFGGVCSNRGCNAKILLDRPFLLKHITDQMQGRVFENQLTVNWADLMAVKQQVIGAQDANNRNKLIRNGVTVIRGEAKFIDNQTVQVHDTDYTADKIVIAAGTRPHQLTIVGNEYLHFSDDFLDLPEMPTRLTLIGGGLVATELASISAEAGAKVTMIVRDAQLLKGFYEKYVTTVTAALQALGVEILYQTTPSKIDQTDDGLVITTNNQQLSPVDYIVDATGRTSNADQLGLENTDVICDENGWVKVNAYLQTNVPQIYATGDVTNHQQPDITPVAAFESKYLGHVFTHEIDTPIVYPIVPRVVFTIPRLAQFGVMPVGTISDGVDENGHTIKQLPSQNDWFKLIQNETASEITLVYDQAGYLIGAAAVGYAAEDEINGLLPYAQLKMDRQAMDQFVWLFPTLQYMTSRNV; encoded by the coding sequence ATGGAAAAATATGATGTTTTGTTTATTGGTGCTGGTCAGGCTGCATGGAATGGTGCCATTCCAATGGCTCAAAAGGGATTGCGGGTGCTAGTGATTGAAAAAGATAAGTTTGGTGGCGTTTGCTCAAATCGGGGGTGCAATGCCAAAATTCTTTTAGATCGCCCATTTTTATTGAAGCATATTACAGACCAGATGCAGGGACGAGTTTTTGAAAATCAGTTAACGGTTAACTGGGCTGATTTAATGGCTGTGAAGCAGCAGGTAATTGGCGCTCAAGACGCCAATAATCGGAATAAATTGATTCGAAATGGGGTCACGGTTATTCGTGGTGAGGCTAAATTCATTGATAATCAGACGGTTCAGGTGCATGATACCGACTATACGGCCGACAAGATTGTCATTGCTGCTGGTACGCGCCCGCATCAATTGACGATTGTTGGCAACGAGTACTTACATTTTAGTGATGATTTCTTGGATTTACCAGAAATGCCAACCCGATTGACATTGATTGGTGGTGGCTTAGTCGCGACTGAATTGGCATCAATTAGTGCCGAAGCTGGTGCGAAGGTAACGATGATTGTTCGCGATGCCCAGCTACTGAAAGGTTTCTATGAAAAGTATGTCACCACTGTGACCGCTGCACTTCAAGCATTAGGGGTTGAAATTTTGTACCAAACAACGCCTTCAAAGATTGACCAGACCGACGATGGCTTGGTCATTACGACAAATAATCAACAATTGTCGCCAGTCGATTACATCGTTGATGCAACGGGGCGCACATCAAATGCGGATCAACTTGGGTTAGAAAATACAGATGTCATTTGCGATGAAAATGGTTGGGTAAAGGTGAATGCGTACTTGCAAACGAATGTACCTCAGATTTATGCAACTGGTGATGTCACGAATCATCAACAGCCAGACATCACACCGGTGGCAGCTTTTGAGTCTAAGTATTTAGGGCATGTCTTTACCCATGAAATTGATACACCGATTGTCTATCCAATCGTGCCACGTGTGGTGTTCACAATTCCTCGATTAGCTCAGTTTGGTGTCATGCCAGTTGGTACGATTAGTGATGGTGTCGATGAAAATGGTCATACAATCAAACAATTACCAAGTCAAAATGATTGGTTTAAATTGATTCAAAATGAAACAGCGAGTGAAATCACGTTAGTTTATGATCAAGCGGGATATTTAATTGGTGCGGCAGCAGTTGGTTATGCTGCTGAAGATGAAATTAATGGGTTGTTACCTTATGCCCAATTAAAAATGGATCGTCAAGCGATGGACCAATTTGTATGGCTGTTCCCAACGTTACAATACATGACCTCTCGTAACGTTTAA
- a CDS encoding dihydrolipoyl dehydrogenase family protein: MMMTYQFDVLYLGSGHGTFDGAIPLAAKGLRVGVIEANKIGGTCPNYGCNAKILLDAPVQLQREFERLNGHGISGQVQIDWAADVKHKDMVIQDLPAMIAGGLREQGVEIIHGHGRFVDAHTVTVDGKEYTAEKIVIATGLRPKPLTIEGQAYVHDSTDFMALDHMPDKLVIIGSGYIALEFATIANAAGAQVTVLFNHEAGLKQFHQPYVELVLSDLIQRGVTIVRDVKTQAIQSQADHLIVVTNQSTYAADWILNATGRIPNTDELGLAAIGVQTTEQGIVVNDHLQTTVANIYASGDVLDKKQPKLTPTAIFESLYLMRQFAGMTDQAIDYPVIPTVVFTSPRIAQAGISVSEAQAMPTKYEIKRNKISDSWYRQVTQETVGESTLIFDRESGHLVGAIEVSAQADDVINTLLPAIEFDYTAEQLNRLVPLFPSITSDALGML; this comes from the coding sequence ATCATGATGACATATCAATTTGATGTTTTATATTTGGGTAGTGGGCATGGCACATTTGATGGTGCTATCCCGTTAGCAGCTAAAGGTTTGCGTGTGGGTGTGATTGAAGCAAATAAAATTGGTGGTACCTGTCCAAATTATGGCTGCAACGCAAAAATTCTATTAGATGCCCCTGTGCAATTGCAACGCGAATTTGAGCGATTAAATGGCCATGGGATTTCAGGACAAGTACAAATCGACTGGGCAGCTGATGTTAAACATAAGGATATGGTTATTCAAGATTTGCCAGCGATGATTGCAGGCGGATTGCGCGAGCAGGGGGTTGAAATCATCCATGGTCATGGTCGGTTTGTCGATGCCCATACAGTTACAGTTGATGGGAAAGAATACACAGCTGAAAAAATTGTGATTGCAACCGGATTACGGCCAAAGCCATTGACGATTGAGGGACAAGCGTATGTTCATGATTCAACCGATTTTATGGCGCTCGATCATATGCCTGATAAGTTGGTTATTATTGGTTCAGGCTATATTGCGTTAGAATTTGCGACAATTGCAAATGCAGCTGGGGCACAAGTCACCGTCTTATTCAATCATGAAGCAGGATTAAAACAATTTCACCAACCATATGTTGAACTGGTTTTGTCAGACTTAATTCAACGTGGTGTGACAATTGTTCGTGATGTTAAAACACAAGCGATTCAATCCCAAGCAGATCATTTAATTGTGGTGACTAATCAATCGACTTATGCAGCTGATTGGATTTTAAACGCAACCGGTCGGATACCAAATACTGATGAATTAGGATTAGCAGCGATTGGCGTTCAAACGACTGAGCAAGGGATTGTCGTCAATGATCATCTGCAAACGACCGTGGCAAATATTTATGCATCTGGGGATGTGTTGGACAAAAAGCAACCAAAGTTAACGCCAACGGCTATTTTTGAATCACTATATTTGATGCGTCAATTTGCAGGAATGACCGATCAAGCGATTGATTATCCAGTGATTCCAACGGTTGTCTTTACGTCACCACGAATTGCGCAAGCAGGTATTTCGGTCTCTGAAGCACAAGCAATGCCTACCAAATATGAGATTAAACGAAATAAAATCAGTGATAGTTGGTATCGACAGGTCACACAAGAAACGGTGGGTGAAAGTACGCTCATCTTTGACCGTGAAAGTGGTCATTTGGTTGGGGCGATTGAAGTTTCTGCTCAAGCAGACGATGTCATCAATACGCTCTTGCCAGCAATCGAATTTGACTATACCGCTGAGCAATTGAACCGTTTGGTACCTTTGTTCCCATCAATTACAAGTGATGCTTTAGGCATGCTCTAA
- the hemH gene encoding ferrochelatase → MVKGLLLVNLGTPDTFATSDVRAYLNEFLSDPNVIKMPKWLWQPILHRFILPTRSWHSAALYERIWDRGESPLRKYTRLQAEQVQAQLPDWIVKYAMTYRMPRVIDELHALKAAGADKIVVLPLFPQYSATTTKTIEEQVAASGVEAQVIKNFYAHPKYLDLLAKNIAARWQTKQYDKLLLSYHGLPTSYIRQGDPYLEQVNATTTGIMSRMPDLNADNTMQVFQSKFGPMPWLKPYLKATLAQLPMHNERRVLVALPAFVADCIETLEEIQVENHDEFLAMGGELFDVVQPFNDSLAFTDLLVTLARDTLN, encoded by the coding sequence ATGGTTAAAGGATTATTACTGGTAAATTTGGGCACACCTGATACATTTGCTACGTCAGACGTTCGTGCTTATTTAAATGAGTTTTTGTCAGATCCTAACGTTATCAAAATGCCGAAGTGGCTGTGGCAACCGATTTTACATCGGTTTATATTGCCGACACGCTCATGGCATTCAGCAGCATTATATGAACGGATTTGGGACCGAGGCGAATCGCCCTTGAGAAAGTATACACGTTTGCAGGCTGAGCAAGTACAAGCACAATTACCTGATTGGATTGTGAAGTATGCCATGACATATCGTATGCCACGTGTGATTGATGAATTACATGCTTTAAAAGCAGCTGGGGCTGATAAAATTGTTGTTTTACCATTGTTTCCGCAATATAGTGCAACGACAACTAAAACGATTGAAGAACAAGTTGCTGCCAGTGGTGTCGAGGCACAAGTGATTAAAAATTTCTATGCGCACCCCAAATATCTTGACTTACTGGCGAAAAACATTGCAGCGCGTTGGCAAACGAAACAATATGATAAATTATTATTGAGTTATCATGGTTTACCTACGTCATATATTCGCCAAGGTGATCCATATTTAGAACAAGTCAATGCAACGACGACTGGAATTATGTCCCGCATGCCTGATTTAAATGCTGATAATACAATGCAAGTCTTTCAGTCTAAATTTGGACCAATGCCCTGGTTAAAACCATATTTAAAAGCGACACTGGCACAATTACCGATGCATAATGAACGACGTGTATTAGTTGCTTTACCAGCCTTTGTTGCTGACTGTATTGAAACGCTAGAAGAGATTCAAGTTGAAAATCATGATGAGTTTCTGGCGATGGGCGGCGAACTGTTCGATGTTGTTCAACCATTTAATGATAGTTTGGCTTTTACTGATTTATTAGTAACTTTGGCCAGGGATACTTTGAATTAA